The nucleotide sequence GATATGTACCTGGTTACCCTGCTTCAACAGGGCATCGAATTCTTTTCTGATTTCGCCCAGCAGGGACAGATTATACAGGTGCTTTTCGATTTGTTTAAAAAGAAAATACCGCTCCCGCTGCTGGGTTTGATGGGACAAGATACAGTGGTAAAGCTCTTCCAGTTTTCCTTTGATTTCCCCGATTCTAGCCTGATTGGCTTTGGTGGCTTTGCTGCCATTCCATTTGTCTTCTTCCAGATTCTTTATAACCGAATCAGTCGCTAGTTTTTCCCACCATTCCTCGTTGTCCTCTATATCTGGGTTGAACTTTTGAAAATGCCCGATGATCCCCCTCTGCCCCCCGGCAAAATCACTCGTCTCCAATCCATTTTGTTGTACCAGAGCCACGGCTTCCCGCGCCAGTACCTTGCAGTAGGTATCCTGCGTGATGGAATCGAGGGTCTGTTTCATTTTTCCGCGAATGCCGATCCAGTCGGACATGGTCAGGTCTTTTACCTTCTGCATCGCTAGGTAGCTTTTCTCATTCAGCAGGTCGTAAGCGGCCTTACGAATCCGGTGCGGCAGGCTACCCCAGCTTTTGCCCTCTTCGGCGCTTTCGCGGTAGTAGGTTTCGACCACTTCGGTCAGGATAGCTTCCCCTTCCTGGCCAATGCGGGCCAGCATCCGGTCGACCGCGTTGGCCAGCTGGTCGCTGTCTACCTGGGTTTCGAAGGCGAAAGGAATACCCAGTTCGTCCGTGAAGCTGCTTACGAGCCGCTGCGTAAACTTGTCGATGGTCATTACCGAAAAATCGGAGTACCGGTGCAGAATTTTTCGGAAAAGCTTCTGCGACCGAATCCGGTAGAGTTCGAGAGTTTGAGCGAATAAATCGGAATCGTCAGCTATTCCAGGGTACAGCTCCGTCACCAGATCGCGTAGCATGGGGTGTTTTTGCCCTTCCGGCGAAGAAAAGGCGCGCAGCATGGTCATGATACGCTCCTTCATTTCGCTGGCTGCGGCATTGGTAAACGTTACCGCTAGAATAGAACGAAAGTAGGTATCCGAATCCGCCTGTAAGGCCAGCTTCAGGTATTCTTTGGTAAGGGTGTAGGTTTTTCCCGAACCGGCGGAGGAACTGTATACTTTGAACAATTGATAGTTGACAGTTGACAGTTGACAGTTGACAGTTGACATCCGTTTTGTACGGTCCGACAGCATCAACTCAATTTAGCAATTCGACAATTTACGAAAAAAGCAGGCTTTCGCCTGCCTTGTTCAATAGAAAGAATCATGTACACCCCATCGGGCCGCAGGTAGGTCCTGTATGCCAAAGTAGGGTACCTTGCCTCACAAATTCAGCCGTACCCCGCCTGAAACATTAGGACTTGTGAAGAAAGGCCCAGGCAGGAGCTCGATGTAAAGCCCGCCTTCCAGGAATATCGACAGGCGGCCGTCGGGGAGAAAAAACTCGAAGCCGCCCAAACCGGAGCCTCCCAGAGAGACATTTTTCTGATAGTTAATTTTCTGATTCTGCTGGTTGTCAGGATAGTATCGACGGCTGTTGACCTGGGGACCAAAACCGTAGTAAATGTGCGCCTTCTCGGAATTGAAAAGCGCATTGTGCCACAAATAATGCGCCTGGAACGAAAATCCAACACTTCGGTACACTCCCTGCCGGTATTCGCGGTTGTTGGATAAAATACCCCCGTATGAACCTACCGTAACGTCGATGGCATTGACATTATTGAAATATTTCCGGATGTTGACTCCCGATGGCTCACCCAGTTTTACGCCGACGGCCCAGTTGTCATATTGAGCCTGAGCCAGCGTGAAAGTAAAAATACAAAGCAGGGTAAGAATTATTTTTTTCATAGCAATTTAAGTTTGACAGAACCTACTCCATGACAGGATTAGGGAAAAAGACCACTATGCAATAACGGAATTTTGTTGAAATTTCTTTAATGCTTTCAGCAAAACCTCATTTTCAGCTTCGGTTCCTACGGTGATACGAAGGCAACCCGCACAAAGGGTCACTTTGCTCCGATCCCGGACGATGATGCGTTCATCGATCAGGTATTTCATGGTTCCCGCAGCGTTATCGAACTCCACCAGAAGGAAATTAGCGTCGCTGGGATGAATTTTCACAACCCCGGGCAACGTGCTCAGCGCCTGTGCCAAATTTTCCCGATCCGCCAGAATCTGCTTCACAAGTTCATTCTTGGTTTGCACATGGTCTAGCGCCTGGTACAGTAAATGCTGCGTGGGCCCGCTCAGATTGTAAGGCGGCTTGATCTTGTCCAGAATCGCGATCAACTCGGATGAAGCAAAACACATGCCCAACCGCAGGGAAGCAAGCCCCCAGGCTTTGGAAAAAGTCTGGAGTACCACCAGATTCGGGAATTCATCAAGCCGCTGATTCCAGGAAGTGATGGCGGCAAAATCAATGTAGGCTTCATCTACCACCACCAGTCCGTCGAAGGCATCAAGCAGCGTTTCAATGGCCTCAGGCTGTACCAGATTGCCCGAAGGATTATTGGGAGAGCATACCCAGATTAGTTTTGTATCCGGCCGAATAGCATTAAGTACCTTCTCAGTGTCGATCTGAAAATCGGTTGTGAGGGGTACCTTGATGATCTCCACATCGTTGATCGCCGCACTTACCTCATACATTCCGTAAGTGGGTGGCAGTATGATCAGCGAATCCTGTCCCGGCGTACAGGTAGCCCGGACCAGCAGATCGATGGCTTCATCGCTCCCGTTGCCCAGGAAAATCTGTTCGGGTTTTACGCCTTTGATGGGTGCAAGTTTCTCTTTGGCCAGTACCTGATGCGGATCGGGGTAGCGGTTATAGTCTTTGGACAGTACGGACCCCAGTGGATTCTCATTGGCATCCAGAAATACGCCGATCTTGCCCGTATACTCATCGCGCGCCGAGGAGTAGGGAGTCAGGTCGAAAATGTGGGGGCGAATGACGCGCCGGAGGTCAAAGGATTTTTTCATGCGTTTCTATCGGAAATCAGGGAATTCAACCGGATGCTGACCGCTTTTTTGTGCGCCTGCAGCGATTCGGCCTCAGCCATCGCTTCAACGGTGGGGCCGAGGTTTTTGATGCCTGATTCGGTAATGTGCTGTACCGTAATTTTCTTAACGAAGCTATCCAGCGACACGCCGCTGTAGGCACGGGCAAAGCCGTTGGTCGGGAGGGTGTGGTTGGTACCCGAAGCGTAGTCGCCGCACGATTCAGGCGTATAGTTACCCAGGAATATCGACCCTGCGTTCGTGATTTTTTCGGATACCTGCTCGGCATCTTTAACGCTCAGAATCAGGTGCTCGGCCGCATATTCGTTCAACAGGTCGATTGCCTCCTCCGGGGTTTCCACCAGTATCGCCTTGCTGTTTTCGATAGCCTTGCGGGCCATGTCCCGCCGGGGAAGGGCTTCCAGTTGGGATGAAAGGGTGATATTCACACTACTCAGAAGTTTCTTACTGGTTGACACCAGCAGCACCTGACTATCGGCC is from Salmonirosea aquatica and encodes:
- the hisC gene encoding histidinol-phosphate transaminase; the protein is MKKSFDLRRVIRPHIFDLTPYSSARDEYTGKIGVFLDANENPLGSVLSKDYNRYPDPHQVLAKEKLAPIKGVKPEQIFLGNGSDEAIDLLVRATCTPGQDSLIILPPTYGMYEVSAAINDVEIIKVPLTTDFQIDTEKVLNAIRPDTKLIWVCSPNNPSGNLVQPEAIETLLDAFDGLVVVDEAYIDFAAITSWNQRLDEFPNLVVLQTFSKAWGLASLRLGMCFASSELIAILDKIKPPYNLSGPTQHLLYQALDHVQTKNELVKQILADRENLAQALSTLPGVVKIHPSDANFLLVEFDNAAGTMKYLIDERIIVRDRSKVTLCAGCLRITVGTEAENEVLLKALKKFQQNSVIA